A stretch of the Leptospiraceae bacterium genome encodes the following:
- a CDS encoding tetrathionate reductase family octaheme c-type cytochrome produces MYFEENARSGFSSPQEVTKACINCHPKSAENVMKTSHWTWLRSNKSSRKEESILTIGKKNLINNFCINVTGNWPSCTKCHAGYGWEDQTFDFKKSENVDCLICHDWTGTYTKDLAGMPSKDVNLLAVARGVGYPKRDNCGMCHFSGGGGMAVKHGDLDDSLINAVEKVDVHMGKHKMLCIDCHKTKDHLVPGTAFSVSIEEKNQVDCSNCHEENVHKNERINAHTKSIACQTCHIPNYAKRTPTKMTWDWSKAGDSNRKESIHEYLKIKGEFTYAMNLKPEYYWFNLKVDRYLQGDKIEPGKLNNINYPQGNKNDKNAKIWPFKIHKATQPYDKKLNILLPVVTSGEGGYWKEFNWDKAIRLGAKENKSEYSGEYGFTDTQMFWPLSHMVSSAKDSLSCNDCHGNSSRMDWKSLGYDNDPAIIGGRDLSNVKGK; encoded by the coding sequence ATGTATTTTGAAGAAAATGCAAGATCGGGCTTTTCCTCACCACAAGAAGTAACCAAAGCATGTATCAATTGCCATCCAAAATCTGCTGAAAATGTAATGAAAACCTCGCATTGGACATGGCTCAGGTCAAATAAGAGTTCAAGAAAAGAAGAAAGTATTCTTACAATTGGTAAGAAAAATCTCATCAATAACTTTTGTATCAATGTTACCGGAAACTGGCCATCCTGTACTAAATGCCATGCAGGATATGGCTGGGAAGATCAGACCTTTGATTTTAAGAAATCGGAAAATGTAGATTGTCTTATTTGTCACGATTGGACTGGTACATATACTAAGGACTTAGCGGGTATGCCCAGTAAAGATGTGAATTTATTGGCTGTGGCAAGAGGTGTAGGATATCCTAAAAGGGATAATTGTGGAATGTGTCATTTTTCTGGTGGTGGTGGAATGGCAGTTAAGCACGGAGATCTAGACGATAGTCTCATAAATGCAGTGGAAAAAGTCGATGTCCACATGGGAAAACACAAAATGCTATGTATTGATTGCCATAAAACAAAAGATCATCTAGTTCCAGGCACAGCATTTTCTGTATCCATTGAAGAGAAAAACCAAGTTGATTGTAGTAACTGTCATGAAGAGAATGTTCACAAAAATGAAAGAATCAATGCTCATACAAAATCAATCGCCTGCCAAACCTGTCATATCCCAAATTATGCAAAACGAACTCCAACGAAAATGACATGGGATTGGTCAAAGGCAGGAGATTCCAATAGAAAAGAAAGCATCCATGAATATTTAAAAATCAAAGGTGAATTTACTTATGCTATGAATCTTAAACCAGAATACTATTGGTTTAATTTAAAGGTAGATAGATATCTGCAAGGTGATAAAATTGAACCCGGCAAACTGAATAATATCAATTATCCGCAAGGAAATAAGAATGATAAAAATGCAAAAATCTGGCCATTTAAAATTCACAAAGCAACACAACCCTATGATAAAAAACTAAATATTCTTTTACCCGTTGTAACATCAGGAGAAGGAGGCTATTGGAAAGAGTTTAATTGGGATAAAGCGATTCGACTAGGAGCCAAGGAGAATAAAAGTGAATACAGCGGTGAATATGGATTTACCGACACTCAAATGTTTTGGCCACTCTCTCATATGGTAAGCTCAGCAAAAGATAGTTTGAGTTGCAATGATTGTCATGGAAACTCTTCGAGAATGGATTGGAAATCACTTGGATATGATAATGATCCTGCCATCATTGGTGGACGTGATCTATCCAATGTAAAAGGAAAGTAG
- a CDS encoding TetR/AcrR family transcriptional regulator, with the protein MVSNEIKSKVQSRKEREFIKRGEEILETAKSLFKKQNPALVSMDMIANEVGIGRGTLYLHYKGKDELMMRIVLNRHIELLSELDNIDLKLSAEDLARKTVRVYLEHNINSPQDYLMQKKCEENIIKENVGEEILKEVEEERLKRMAIMEKIFLRLKEEGKIRDIPPYLLAGATWGMLKGALDVIVSGYFRQEIADEEMFFALVENLLFYGLFKSEEKLK; encoded by the coding sequence TTGGTCTCAAATGAAATCAAATCAAAAGTGCAATCTCGTAAAGAAAGAGAATTTATTAAGCGGGGAGAAGAGATTTTAGAAACAGCCAAATCCCTTTTTAAAAAACAAAATCCAGCTCTAGTCAGTATGGATATGATTGCAAATGAAGTAGGAATTGGTAGAGGAACACTCTATTTGCATTACAAGGGCAAAGATGAACTCATGATGCGAATTGTATTAAATCGTCATATCGAATTGTTAAGTGAATTGGACAATATTGATTTAAAACTTTCAGCAGAGGATCTGGCACGAAAAACAGTAAGAGTCTACTTAGAGCATAATATCAATTCGCCACAAGATTATCTCATGCAAAAAAAATGTGAAGAGAATATTATAAAAGAAAATGTAGGCGAAGAAATTTTAAAGGAAGTAGAAGAGGAAAGACTAAAGCGAATGGCTATTATGGAAAAAATCTTTCTTAGACTAAAAGAAGAAGGAAAGATTCGAGATATCCCGCCTTATCTGCTAGCAGGTGCGACATGGGGCATGTTAAAAGGGGCACTAGACGTAATTGTAAGTGGTTACTTCAGACAAGAAATTGCAGATGAAGAAATGTTTTTTGCACTCGTCGAAAATCTTTTATTTTACGGACTTTTCAAATCAGAGGAGAAATTAAAATGA
- a CDS encoding cytochrome c554 and C-prime has translation MNQKKNKSILLILLAFYFLQSCSQKNQHGFSKGLTPIKLTGNQESSKDCGACHEGIYEEWSNTRHRVAFTNNLYKESHEREPLIWCVNCHAPIMKADGDPEKIQDRLFVEEGVSCIVCHKRGDKILTARIPAKPKEHEYIEVKEMRRSEFCENCHQFNFPVGTGNVPHNDFNFSNQPMQNTFSEWQMSYFYGKETCQDCHMEKKLNYKTHNFPGGHNRDYLTKTFSLSLEKVSDADAKLIVTAKRLGHAFPTGDLFRTLVIRLLDKKGVEIKKINLRYVYTEIESNRNSQTHSAKKLLERNIITPPVSKEDAYYVKNIPLPQTDLSRIDSYELSMNYVNESNNLFSTVEDNTSKLVFKREKINNLPKMNTNSKL, from the coding sequence ATGAACCAAAAAAAAAATAAAAGTATTTTATTAATTCTACTCGCATTCTATTTTCTACAATCCTGCTCACAGAAAAATCAACATGGCTTTTCGAAAGGGCTAACCCCGATTAAACTCACAGGCAACCAAGAAAGCTCTAAGGATTGCGGAGCATGTCACGAAGGAATCTATGAGGAGTGGAGTAATACTAGACATCGCGTTGCATTCACTAATAATTTATACAAGGAAAGTCACGAGAGAGAACCGCTTATTTGGTGCGTTAATTGTCATGCCCCCATTATGAAAGCAGATGGAGATCCTGAAAAAATACAGGATCGACTCTTTGTAGAGGAAGGCGTTTCTTGTATTGTCTGCCACAAGCGAGGAGATAAAATTTTAACAGCGCGTATTCCCGCAAAACCAAAGGAGCATGAATATATCGAAGTAAAAGAGATGCGCCGCTCAGAATTTTGCGAGAACTGTCACCAATTTAACTTTCCGGTTGGGACAGGAAACGTTCCACACAATGACTTTAATTTTTCAAATCAGCCTATGCAGAATACGTTTAGTGAATGGCAAATGAGCTATTTCTATGGAAAGGAAACCTGTCAGGATTGCCATATGGAAAAAAAACTAAACTACAAGACTCATAATTTTCCAGGAGGGCATAATCGTGATTATCTGACAAAAACTTTCTCTCTTAGTCTAGAAAAAGTTTCTGATGCCGACGCAAAATTAATCGTAACCGCAAAACGTTTAGGTCATGCCTTCCCCACCGGCGATTTATTTCGCACTCTAGTCATTCGTCTCTTAGATAAGAAAGGAGTGGAAATAAAAAAAATCAATCTTCGTTACGTATACACTGAAATTGAATCAAATCGAAATAGCCAAACTCATTCTGCTAAAAAATTACTAGAGCGTAATATCATTACTCCGCCTGTATCAAAAGAAGATGCCTATTATGTTAAAAATATTCCTCTTCCACAGACTGATTTGTCTCGAATAGACTCTTATGAACTTTCTATGAACTATGTCAATGAATCAAATAATCTTTTCTCAACTGTAGAGGATAATACGAGTAAGCTTGTATTTAAGCGAGAGAAAATTAATAATTTACCAAAGATGAACACGAATAGCAAGTTGTGA
- a CDS encoding SpoIIE family protein phosphatase encodes MDLIQNFYLNYYTIGVLTGLFMTALIAVFLTLLPSKSTPTKYLIIIYFTGAMLTLGYTLVQGLYFPSKWIRVYLLIAITLNHLFTIQLFFHFPSNTHPRLAKSFLYVQSFIFLILDIFLIVKSIGVGVVYDFAGHYFEIDSPFALKIYGLVVLLNIFLITGVGIWKTFITPKKERLALIFINIGIFCTLFIPGLVNVLNKTGLVSRTVYISLFCLFTIIGLFMVIVSYINNTSDKTTFMFKIVGVSFVSFVFVYNVFSFIGMSEMENTYDLLHRGQSVFAMEANHKPEDLKYIIEYDPEKDTFQFTHNVDNVELPKEFKYELINSYIYNSFSKTKDASLMELRQILQNLHIQDSEYASGYSLLIQSYLEKFEPTTGVSSANVPELIQSKDRFLFYRYNKIQQMSEDNFKKSLQEFLIKEKEEFLPFKEAIQKHIDTSSKDGHELKAEILNFVIPMQDVSVRRYRKSLDQKSHFVIFHYIDTEKNKIYELGYSYTDYRKFIHAIGLKLVYILFFALILVVIGTPIFLSGTLINPLNALLEGLGKVKKGNLDITIPIKVQDEIGFLSNSFNSMVKSIKDSKDKLEDYAEHLEEKVEARTKELQVTLNQVEKLKTQQDGDYFLTTLLLRPLGVNKVLGSKIKVDFFVKQKKEFKFKSVSHDIGGDICITHQIKLKGRDYITFLNADAMGKSMQGAGGVLVLGAVFQSIIQRTVSYSAHSEVPPEFWIKSAFKEMHKIFESFDGSMLISLVFGLVDERSGLVYFMNAEHPWVILYRDGVADFIEHDMKFRKLGTSGLENELFISTFQMMPGDFLIIGSDGKDDLILSKDEKRDTRIINEDEGLFLKRVEEAKGDLNTIFTLITDKFELMDDFSLLSISYPNDSVEMSEEETEKVEATLRLARSLVGKHNFKDAIQLLKEAYEENKNRTEVAQYLIKAYMKGRAYKEASNICKEFLEKMN; translated from the coding sequence TTGGATCTTATACAAAATTTTTATTTAAACTATTATACTATTGGAGTGTTGACTGGTCTTTTCATGACAGCACTCATCGCAGTCTTCTTAACATTATTGCCTTCCAAATCAACTCCCACAAAATATTTAATTATCATTTATTTCACCGGAGCAATGCTGACTTTGGGATACACATTAGTCCAGGGATTGTATTTCCCATCTAAGTGGATTCGAGTCTACTTGTTAATAGCTATTACCCTCAATCATTTATTTACAATTCAATTATTTTTTCATTTTCCTTCGAACACTCATCCCCGACTTGCTAAATCATTTTTGTATGTGCAGAGTTTTATCTTTTTAATACTAGATATTTTCCTCATTGTTAAATCAATAGGAGTTGGTGTTGTTTATGATTTCGCGGGACATTATTTTGAAATAGATTCGCCTTTCGCTCTTAAAATATATGGTCTGGTAGTATTATTGAATATTTTTTTAATCACAGGTGTTGGTATTTGGAAAACTTTTATTACACCCAAAAAAGAAAGACTCGCTTTAATCTTTATAAACATTGGAATTTTTTGCACTCTCTTTATTCCAGGTCTTGTGAACGTGTTAAATAAAACAGGATTGGTATCGAGGACTGTTTATATTAGTCTCTTCTGTCTATTTACGATAATTGGTCTATTCATGGTAATTGTATCCTATATTAATAATACCAGTGACAAAACTACTTTTATGTTTAAGATTGTAGGGGTAAGCTTTGTTAGCTTCGTGTTTGTTTATAATGTATTCAGTTTCATAGGCATGAGTGAAATGGAGAATACTTACGATTTGCTGCATCGTGGACAGTCTGTGTTTGCTATGGAAGCAAATCATAAACCTGAAGATTTGAAATATATAATTGAATACGATCCTGAAAAAGACACCTTTCAATTCACGCACAATGTGGATAATGTAGAATTACCCAAGGAATTCAAATATGAATTAATCAATTCCTATATTTATAATTCCTTTTCAAAAACGAAAGATGCTTCTTTGATGGAATTGAGACAGATTTTACAAAATCTTCATATTCAGGATAGCGAATATGCTTCTGGTTACTCGTTGTTAATTCAATCGTATTTAGAAAAATTCGAACCGACCACAGGAGTCTCTTCTGCCAATGTTCCTGAATTAATTCAATCAAAGGATCGATTCTTATTTTATCGATACAATAAAATTCAGCAAATGTCAGAGGATAATTTTAAGAAAAGCCTGCAAGAATTTCTAATTAAAGAAAAAGAAGAATTTCTTCCCTTCAAAGAAGCGATACAAAAACACATAGATACCTCAAGCAAAGATGGACACGAACTCAAAGCAGAGATTTTAAACTTTGTAATTCCAATGCAAGACGTATCCGTTAGACGCTATCGTAAAAGCTTGGATCAAAAAAGTCATTTCGTAATTTTTCATTATATCGATACTGAAAAGAATAAAATATATGAACTTGGCTACTCTTATACTGACTACCGAAAGTTTATTCATGCCATTGGTCTAAAGCTCGTTTATATTTTATTCTTCGCACTCATTCTAGTCGTCATTGGAACTCCAATCTTTTTATCAGGAACCTTAATCAATCCACTGAATGCGCTTCTTGAAGGACTTGGCAAAGTAAAAAAAGGAAATTTAGATATTACCATTCCTATAAAGGTGCAAGATGAAATTGGATTTCTTTCCAATTCTTTTAATAGCATGGTTAAATCCATCAAAGATTCAAAGGATAAATTGGAAGATTACGCAGAGCATTTGGAAGAAAAAGTTGAAGCTAGAACGAAAGAATTGCAAGTAACTTTAAACCAAGTAGAGAAATTGAAAACGCAACAAGATGGAGATTACTTCTTAACAACATTGCTTCTTCGCCCGCTTGGGGTTAATAAGGTATTAGGCTCTAAAATTAAAGTAGATTTCTTCGTGAAGCAAAAAAAAGAATTCAAATTCAAATCAGTTTCTCATGACATAGGGGGGGATATATGCATTACCCACCAGATTAAACTAAAAGGGAGAGATTATATTACTTTCTTAAATGCAGATGCTATGGGAAAATCTATGCAAGGAGCAGGCGGAGTATTGGTATTAGGCGCAGTGTTTCAATCTATTATTCAGCGAACAGTTTCTTATTCCGCGCATTCCGAGGTGCCGCCTGAGTTCTGGATTAAATCTGCCTTTAAAGAAATGCATAAAATATTCGAAAGCTTTGACGGATCTATGCTTATTTCTCTTGTGTTCGGTCTTGTTGACGAAAGATCGGGGCTTGTGTATTTCATGAACGCCGAACATCCATGGGTTATTTTATATCGTGACGGTGTAGCTGATTTTATTGAGCATGATATGAAATTTCGTAAACTCGGAACCAGTGGGCTCGAAAACGAACTCTTTATTTCTACGTTTCAAATGATGCCTGGAGATTTTTTAATAATTGGCTCTGATGGGAAAGACGATCTCATTCTTTCAAAGGATGAAAAGAGGGATACTCGCATTATCAATGAAGATGAAGGTCTTTTCTTAAAGCGAGTGGAAGAAGCAAAGGGAGATTTGAATACTATCTTTACACTAATTACTGATAAGTTCGAACTCATGGATGATTTTTCTCTATTATCTATTAGCTATCCGAACGATAGCGTAGAAATGAGCGAAGAAGAAACGGAAAAAGTAGAAGCTACTCTTCGTTTGGCGCGATCCCTAGTTGGAAAACATAACTTTAAAGACGCAATTCAACTGCTAAAAGAAGCATACGAAGAAAATAAAAATCGAACGGAAGTCGCTCAATACTTGATCAAAGCTTATATGAAAGGTCGTGCATATAAAGAGGCTTCTAATATCTGCAAAGAATTCTTAGAAAAAATGAATTAG
- the recN gene encoding DNA repair protein RecN: MLKLIKIKDFALIESLEIELESGMASITGETGVGKSLILDAISSLMGSKCNTMNIRSGSKKYQLEAIFDISKNPKASDWLNEKGIESDGNEVYLKKELFTDGKSRIQIGASLAPAQFLREFGVLLAEVHRQNDQLFLLEKSMQMEYLDTYSGLTSLKKEVSERFKTYQTLKNRISEIDKSSEEKNRRVDLLKYQILEIKAARLEENEEDELLKDEHLLIHGEKAMENYNLVAELLSEGEDNILKSFSRILISADKIESFNKDFAISRSELYEIYDRLKDISHTVIDEKDEIFFSSDRLSVVQKRLDEINKLKRKYGKDISEIMKFLQKAELELETLEISSEEVQSLQGELNSVRDNLTSLAVKLSHLRRESILKLESDLQKEFQLLGMKDAKLQIVMRWEQAIDGEITESGRKYMIGENGLDQIDFYFSANQGEKPRPLRKIISGGEMSRVMLALKAILGNSAESRLLVFDEIDAGIGGEVAYRVADKLKSISTKNQVLLITHLQQIAAASDCHIKVEKEIANGRTFTTARKISKSERANELAKMIAGEHITKGALDHAKELLKKAV, translated from the coding sequence ATGTTAAAGCTTATCAAAATCAAAGATTTCGCGCTGATCGAGTCACTCGAGATCGAACTCGAATCGGGAATGGCTTCCATCACAGGTGAGACCGGTGTTGGAAAGTCCCTCATACTAGATGCCATCTCAAGCCTAATGGGTAGCAAGTGTAATACAATGAATATCCGCTCTGGCTCGAAGAAATACCAACTAGAAGCCATCTTCGATATTTCTAAGAATCCCAAAGCGAGCGATTGGCTTAACGAAAAAGGAATTGAGTCCGATGGAAATGAAGTCTACCTCAAAAAAGAACTTTTCACAGACGGAAAATCTCGTATCCAAATTGGAGCCTCGCTTGCACCTGCACAATTTTTACGCGAGTTTGGAGTTTTACTCGCAGAAGTCCATCGCCAAAATGACCAATTATTTTTACTAGAAAAATCTATGCAAATGGAATACCTTGACACATACTCAGGATTAACCTCTCTTAAAAAAGAAGTCTCGGAGCGTTTTAAAACATACCAGACTTTAAAAAATCGCATTTCTGAAATTGATAAATCCAGTGAAGAGAAAAACCGTCGCGTTGATCTTTTGAAATATCAAATCCTAGAAATCAAAGCTGCCAGACTCGAAGAGAATGAAGAAGACGAACTTTTAAAAGACGAGCATTTACTCATTCACGGAGAAAAGGCAATGGAAAATTACAATCTAGTTGCCGAGCTACTCAGCGAAGGAGAGGATAATATCCTGAAATCGTTCTCACGCATTTTAATTTCTGCTGATAAAATTGAAAGTTTCAATAAAGACTTTGCTATTAGCCGCAGCGAACTCTATGAAATCTACGATAGACTAAAAGACATTTCACACACTGTCATTGATGAGAAAGATGAAATCTTTTTTTCTAGCGATAGGCTCAGCGTAGTTCAAAAGCGTCTCGATGAAATAAATAAACTTAAACGAAAATATGGAAAAGATATTTCCGAAATTATGAAATTTCTACAGAAGGCAGAATTAGAATTAGAGACATTAGAAATTAGCTCGGAGGAAGTTCAGTCTTTGCAGGGTGAATTAAATTCTGTTCGGGACAATTTAACTTCTCTTGCAGTTAAATTGTCTCATCTGAGAAGAGAGTCGATTTTGAAATTAGAATCCGATCTCCAAAAAGAATTTCAACTTTTGGGAATGAAGGATGCGAAGCTACAGATTGTTATGCGCTGGGAACAAGCGATTGATGGAGAGATTACAGAGTCAGGTCGCAAATACATGATCGGAGAAAATGGACTCGATCAAATTGATTTTTACTTTTCGGCCAATCAAGGCGAGAAGCCAAGACCACTTCGTAAAATAATTTCTGGTGGAGAAATGTCTCGCGTCATGCTTGCTCTAAAAGCAATTCTTGGAAATTCTGCTGAGTCTAGACTTTTAGTATTCGATGAAATTGATGCGGGGATTGGAGGAGAAGTTGCCTACCGTGTAGCGGATAAACTCAAATCCATCTCTACAAAAAACCAAGTCTTACTTATCACACACTTACAACAAATTGCCGCTGCAAGTGATTGTCATATCAAAGTAGAGAAGGAAATTGCAAATGGTAGAACGTTTACAACGGCTCGAAAAATTTCCAAATCAGAAAGAGCAAACGAACTCGCCAAGATGATTGCAGGCGAGCATATAACAAAAGGTGCGCTTGATCATGCGAAAGAGCTTTTAAAGAAAGCGGTTTAA
- a CDS encoding diaminopimelate decarboxylase, translated as MELEQLKFLTPEAVRHIANEFGSPVFVYSQAEIEKRCDIALAFPNEYGLTARYAMKANPNATILKIMRRKGIHIDASSIYEVERALAIGFKPEEIMLTSQELSPNLKAVVEKGIFYNACSLHQLEAYGKLFAGKEVSIRINPGLGSGSTQKTDVGGATSSFGIWFEYMEEVKKIREKYNLKITKVHTHIGSGSDPEVWRAVSHYTLEYAEMFPECMTVNLGGGFKVGRMLDEKTTDLQKIGQPVKELFIEFYKKHGRKLKLEIEPGTHMMALCGSIISRVVDKVNTGSKGFEFIKLDTGMDSNTRPSLYGSRHPLITVTANGDTPTSVKDYVVVGHCCESGDIFTQKEGGAPENRTMHEANIGDFIVMEGTGAYCAGMSTKNYNSYPETAEVLIQTNGKSVLIRKRQELTQIMQNEIQVEV; from the coding sequence ATGGAATTAGAACAACTGAAATTTTTAACACCCGAAGCAGTAAGACACATTGCAAATGAATTTGGAAGTCCAGTCTTTGTATATTCACAAGCTGAAATTGAAAAGCGTTGCGATATAGCTCTCGCGTTTCCAAATGAATATGGGTTAACTGCGCGTTATGCGATGAAAGCAAATCCTAACGCAACAATTCTTAAGATCATGAGAAGAAAAGGAATTCATATTGATGCAAGCTCTATCTATGAAGTAGAGAGAGCACTCGCGATTGGATTTAAACCAGAAGAAATTATGCTTACCTCCCAAGAACTATCCCCAAATCTAAAAGCAGTTGTGGAAAAGGGAATTTTTTACAATGCCTGTTCCTTGCATCAACTTGAGGCTTACGGTAAGTTATTCGCAGGCAAAGAGGTTTCAATTCGAATCAATCCTGGACTTGGAAGTGGCTCGACTCAAAAAACCGATGTAGGCGGAGCAACTTCTTCTTTCGGAATTTGGTTTGAATACATGGAGGAAGTAAAAAAAATCCGTGAGAAATACAATTTAAAAATTACAAAGGTTCATACACATATTGGTTCAGGAAGTGACCCAGAAGTTTGGAGAGCAGTGTCACATTATACACTAGAGTATGCAGAAATGTTTCCGGAGTGTATGACTGTTAATCTCGGCGGTGGATTTAAAGTAGGAAGAATGCTCGATGAAAAAACTACTGACCTGCAAAAAATCGGGCAGCCAGTAAAAGAATTATTTATCGAGTTTTACAAAAAACACGGACGCAAACTAAAATTAGAAATCGAACCTGGAACCCATATGATGGCACTCTGTGGCTCTATCATCAGTCGAGTTGTGGATAAAGTAAACACAGGCTCGAAAGGATTTGAATTTATAAAACTAGATACAGGCATGGATTCAAACACCCGCCCTTCTCTCTACGGTTCCCGTCATCCACTTATAACTGTTACGGCTAATGGTGATACTCCTACCTCAGTAAAAGATTATGTAGTTGTCGGTCATTGCTGTGAGAGTGGTGATATTTTTACACAAAAAGAAGGCGGTGCACCGGAAAATCGCACAATGCACGAAGCAAATATCGGCGACTTTATCGTAATGGAAGGAACCGGTGCCTATTGCGCTGGAATGTCTACTAAGAATTACAATTCTTATCCAGAAACTGCAGAAGTGTTAATTCAAACAAACGGCAAATCTGTGTTAATCCGCAAACGCCAGGAGCTAACACAGATTATGCAAAATGAGATTCAAGTAGAAGTTTAA
- a CDS encoding aldehyde dehydrogenase family protein, which yields MVKRVSKKKETVIAPKKEAESLYKKEVNRVFGLQRENRWNIANTNANQRIEKLKKFKSQVEKYAQELRDALYKDFRKSPQEVDLTEIMPVISEIKDAIAHLKSWMRPLKVGTPLSLFPSSSQIIYEPKGIVLIIGPWNYPFNLIGSPLVAAIAAGNCIMIKPSNNTKHTAAVTKKILNEIFDENEVYVASADRETASALLEKPYDHIFFTGSTSVGTMIMELAAKNLTSVTLELGGKSPVIIDESADLDDSVGKVVWGKVLNGGQTCVGVDYVLVHESKYAKFIDSAKEQIKKFYGQTAEDWHKSPDFCRIVNDSNFERLKETINSSIKQGAKLELGGDCKAEERYISPTILSNVTLDSSVMQEEIFGPILPVLSFKTLEEAIAIVQSKNKPLSLYIFSEDSKAIDKILKNTSSGGVVINGVIAHLGNPELPFGGVNHSGIGNYHGHFGFKTFSHERAVLKVSKLTLLKMLFPPYTKTTKSFVDFMTNYL from the coding sequence ATGGTAAAAAGAGTCTCTAAAAAAAAAGAAACAGTAATTGCGCCAAAGAAAGAAGCAGAAAGTTTATACAAGAAAGAAGTTAATCGCGTTTTCGGATTACAAAGAGAAAATCGCTGGAATATAGCTAACACAAATGCAAATCAGAGGATTGAGAAGCTAAAGAAATTCAAGTCTCAAGTTGAGAAGTATGCGCAAGAATTGAGAGATGCATTATATAAAGACTTTCGAAAAAGTCCACAGGAAGTTGATTTAACAGAAATCATGCCCGTGATTTCTGAAATTAAAGATGCGATTGCTCATCTAAAGTCCTGGATGAGACCTTTGAAAGTAGGAACTCCTCTTTCTTTATTTCCTAGTTCAAGCCAAATTATCTATGAGCCGAAAGGAATTGTTCTCATTATTGGTCCGTGGAATTATCCGTTCAACTTAATTGGAAGTCCACTTGTTGCGGCAATTGCTGCCGGGAATTGCATAATGATAAAACCGTCGAATAACACGAAGCATACCGCAGCAGTTACAAAGAAAATATTAAATGAAATCTTTGATGAGAATGAAGTCTATGTCGCGAGTGCAGATAGAGAGACCGCATCTGCCCTTTTAGAAAAACCATACGATCACATTTTCTTTACAGGAAGCACTTCTGTAGGTACCATGATTATGGAATTGGCAGCGAAGAATCTTACTTCAGTCACTTTGGAGCTTGGCGGCAAATCACCAGTAATCATTGACGAGTCTGCTGATTTGGATGATTCAGTTGGGAAAGTAGTTTGGGGGAAAGTTCTAAATGGAGGACAAACCTGCGTTGGCGTTGACTACGTTCTAGTTCACGAATCAAAGTATGCTAAGTTCATAGATTCCGCAAAAGAGCAGATAAAAAAATTCTATGGGCAAACAGCAGAAGATTGGCATAAGAGCCCCGATTTTTGCCGGATAGTAAATGATTCAAACTTTGAACGACTTAAAGAAACTATCAATTCTAGTATCAAGCAAGGCGCCAAATTGGAATTAGGCGGAGACTGCAAAGCAGAAGAACGTTATATATCACCAACCATTCTTTCCAATGTGACACTTGATTCTTCAGTTATGCAAGAAGAAATTTTCGGACCAATTCTTCCTGTCCTATCTTTTAAAACTTTAGAGGAAGCAATTGCAATTGTTCAGAGTAAAAACAAGCCTTTATCTCTTTACATATTCAGCGAAGATAGCAAAGCCATTGATAAAATTCTAAAGAATACATCCTCCGGTGGAGTTGTAATTAATGGAGTGATTGCTCATCTGGGTAATCCTGAGTTGCCGTTCGGTGGAGTCAATCATAGTGGAATTGGAAATTACCACGGTCATTTTGGATTCAAAACATTTTCTCATGAAAGAGCAGTTTTAAAAGTTTCAAAACTTACTTTGTTAAAAATGCTTTTTCCACCTTATACAAAAACAACGAAGTCATTTGTGGATTTCATGACAAATTATTTATAA